The genomic interval ttaatttgaaagcACATTTGCGaagtcatacaggagaaaagccattcaaatgtgatatttgtttaaaatcattttcacgGAATATTAATTTGAAGACACATTTGCGaagtcatacaggagaaaagcctttcaaatgtgacatttgtttgaaatcaTTTTCAAGGAATATTAATTTGAAGACACATTTGCGaagtcatacaggagaaaagcctttcaaatgtgacatttgtttgaaaaatttttcacaaataagtGGTTTGAAAACACATTTGCGTAGTCATACAGgtgaaaaaccattcaaatgtgatatgtgtttgaaaacattttcacaGTTAAGTGGTTTGAGAATACATTTGCATAGTCATACAGGaaaaaagccattcaaatgtgacatttgtttgaaaactttttcacagacaagtgatttgaaaaaacatttgcgtagtcatacaggagaaaagccattcaaatgtgacatatgttctaaaactttttcacaGATAAGTGGTTTGAAAACACATTTGCATAATCATAAATGAAACCTCTagtttataaaaagtttatattttttaaaatgaattatatttagggatatatatatatatatatatatatatatatatatacagtatttAAAACTTATGTAAACtattatcaaaattccaaaagtttataataaaaatgtatgtatACACAACATCATTTGAAACGGTAGGTCTATATCTGACTTTCAAGTCAGTGGTTTTTGCGAACAGTTCGAACACGAATTGTGACTACACTGCTTTGCTCGCTTCAGTTACGTAGTTCTGTTCCTGTGCATTGCTATTATCTACAAtcttatttttcatcatttttattaatctttaaGAAACGAGAGTGCTAATTGAAATAGCTGCTCATTAGTTTAGTGGACTTATGATTCGTTCAACTTCGGAGCTTCAATGAACAGCATATGAATTACTTTTCAAGAAATCAGGTTAACCATTAGTGTAATTGTTTTAACCATAGACATAGTACTATGTCTATGGTTTTAACAAAATGagtgttatattttttctatggttTTGACATTTATTGAGGTTATGGTTTTGTTATTGTCATTATAATAATGCTAACTgttacattatattattttctaaattgataTAAAGTAATGACAAAAACCGAAATAAAGCAAcaagttattaacaaaaaaatggatcTTCAAAATGTCAAAGAAGAAATGGATATCTTTAATGTTAAGGAAGAAGTGGATGACCACGGTGATTTTCTATCGAATATCTATATAAAACAAGACTTAATTGACGAAATATCTATactaaaaaatcataatataaatgaaaaaatggatggaatttattcaatcaaaaaagaaataaatgataacTTAGATATTaccaaaatatatgataatcATCTTGGTACAtccaacaaaacaaaaagaaacattcCCAATACACATAACGTAAAACTTGGATATTTAAAAGTAGGGAAGCGAACTAAATTAAAAGGTGAGTCGAATTGATTTATGGCTACATagtattatatacatatataaatatgtttaacaataataattttttttatttctgttgaatAATGAGGAGGCAGAACAGATGATTTCTTTATTATATGGTTTAAAGTGAATATAAACATCTAGAAACATTATAACTGAACATTTAGTTATATAAGTAGTGGTAGGAAATTTGCttgatttatttgaagttttgttACGTTCTTGATTCATATTTGTATGTTTGATTTGCTTCCATAGTTTCTGTACCTCCTAGGTAAGTTTTTTGCATATTCTTTaagtttcatttcaaatttcattttacttttCCATATTACTATTGTTATAGGTAGTGGAAATCGAGTAGGGATATAAGTCATTCTGATGCAgaacacaattttatatttaaaatgagaTCCTACTATCTTAACAATTTTAAgcattttatttcaactgtCCTCACGTTCACTTTGATTCTTCCGATCCAGAATATTTTAATGCAAtgattttcatttcattttgatCAACTTTTTCTTAGTTTCTAGTTGGTATAGTaggtttttaatatatttagtaGTTGTTATTGTCAATTTAAGTTTAGTTGACTTTTATGGGCAATCATTTGTGAAACTATTTTGTGTAGGCAgtgaaatgcatttatgtttacgattcgatattttcattggtGAACAGTCCATGTGGAATGgaggtttgttagatgtttatcgaattttatatggggagtaaacattatttttcatttcttatcttGGTATTAGTGcataattgtgaaatattgattgttcctcgcgtAACTGTCTTCTGTAATTGATATTTCAGATCTCACATTGATCAATTCTGTGCTTCGTTGCCGTTTAGTTCTGTGCAAATATTTTCAAGGTTTTACACTACCTCTaccaaattttaattcttcCTACAAACTACAAATTatctaaaagtttttctttaatagttACAGGGTCAATAAGAAATAGGAAATATATTCATCCGAATGCTATGGGGTTTATAATATGTGTATATTGTGGGAATTTATACACGAAACAAATAGAATTGTTATGGCACCTAGCAATGAATcattatatgaaacaaaaaaattttataagattCACCACAAAAGTAAAAGTATTAAGGGAAATCATGatataaaagatgaaattgAAGTTGTTGAACATGAATTGAAAGTGGAGTTGCAGGAAACAACGCTTCAGTTGGAAGTTGCTGATAATTTAAACTCATATGTACACGGTGGTTCAAAATTATTTGGCGTAGGAAGTAATAATATACAATCATATACCAAGACGAAGacaaaaccattcaaatgtgatatttgtttgaaaactttttcacagaTAAGTAATTTGAATACACATTTGCgtagtcatacaggagaaaaaccattcaaatgtgacatttgttcaaAAACCTTTTCACAGAAAAGTGGTTTGAAGACACATTCGCGTAGTCATActggagaaaagccattcaaatgtgacatgtGTTTGAAGAGCTTTACACAGAAAAGTGGTTTGAAGACACATTTGCGTAGTCATACAGGGGagaagccattcaaatgtgacatttgtttgaaaactttttcacaaaaaagtGGTTTGAGGACACATTTGCGTAGCCATACAGGAGAAAGGCCATTCAAATgtaatatttgttcaaaaacttttttatatccaAGTAATTTGGAGGCGCATTTGCGAAGTCATACAGGAGAAAGGCCGTTCGAgtgtaatatttgtttgaaaactttttcatatataagtAATTTGAAGACACATGTGTGTAATCCTACAGgtgaaaagccattcaaatgtgatatttgctttaaaaaattttcaaatgaaagttttttGAAGAGACATATGCATATTCACATAGACCCACATATAAATAAAGGTTCGAATTTATTTGCAGAAGGaagtaattcaaatatttacgAAAGGACAAAACAATTCAAATGCGACGTTTGTATGAAACAATTCTcttataaaagtaatttttatatacatttgcGTAAACACACAGGGGAAAAGCCATTCGAATGTCACATATGTTTGAAAACGTTTTCACAGAGAAGTAATTTGAAAAGGCATTTGCATactcatacaggagaaaagccattctaatacgatatatatttgaaactttttcacaaaTCAGTGGTTTGAGGAAAGCGTATTGTTATTATGCCGATGAATTGGCGTCAACGTCCAACGAAACCAGTTGTAACAACGTTTGAACAAAAGGTTTCTGGtcgaataatgaaaaaagaaagaatcACGTTGATGGTGTGTGCAAATGGTGCTAGAAATCATATGCCAAAACTACTAGTTGCGAATAAATCCAAACATCCCCGAgcattcaaaaatacaaaaattgaaaactttacAATTGTTGTTGAGGAATAGAGACGGGCGTGGTTAACACAAGAAGTATTCAATGACTGGTTTTTCAATCTCTTTGtgcaattgaaaaacaaaaaactgcCAATAAAAGCCCTTTTACTGCTTCTGCACCTTACCATCCACCAACTAACGGAGTTGCTGAAAACGCGGTTAAAAgctttaaaaaaagtttgttagacaataaaaataaagcacAAGCTGAGAGTGTAATAATTAGCAGATATCTATGGAATTACAGAAATCCAATCCACCGCTCGACAAAAAAAACACCATCCAAATTGATGATAGGTAGGAATGTAAAAACATTTGATCTTTTGAAACCAATTAAGAGTCACAATTAACAATTGGGGGATAGGTATGAGGACTTTAAAGAGGGTGAAGAGGTTATAATGAGAAAgtataaacatcaaaatgaaGTTATAAAGGTGGAAGCTACCATTAAAAAGGTACTAGAGTTAAAAAATCACTTATGGCAAACCGCAAAGGACAAATATCACAAAAGACATATTgatctaattaaaaaataaaaaaaatgatgtattaGGGGAAGTAGGAACAGTATCTAAACAGCAGGGTGATGATAAAACTCCTGAAACTAACAGTAAAGATGGAATGGTAGGTGAAAACAATGACATTCCATAGACTCTTCGTTTGAAAGCGTAGTAGAGGCTTGTTTTGGAGAACCATCTAATAAACCAAATAAGACTGTTACTACTAAGTCAGGTATAATCATAAAGAAACATATTGACTATGATTGTGAATCTAATTAAGTTAATTTTTCTGTTGTCAATTCTCTATGATAATTATATTGAGTTGTTATTTAGGAAGGAAGGAACTGTGCTGTAATGTAAACACGGGATTGGGTGTTTTAGACACAACAATATGTCATTTGTCAAGGTGATGAAAAAGGCGACACTTCTTGTCGTACCTACGTACATAACGCATGGTGTACTTActtgtattaataataaagtcATTATGAAGTAtaatatttgtatctttattcaAGTCTACAACATAACACTATTGTTATTGATTGATCACTCTATATAATCGACACATATTgcagaataataaaaaacaagattaATAACTAAAAAGAAAATGCGATTATAATCAAAACtatcattgtttttattaatggTTACAAACACAACTAGGGTGTTCGCCATCGTCATTTTTAACACTTGCTGTGGTCTTTATCTTCTAAACAGTAGGACATTTATGTCATTATTTTCTAGGACCTTCATTAATGTTATCCTGCCCTTTGCGAAATTAAGTTGTGTAGGTTTTCCTTGTGAAACTTTATCTGGAAATGATGTAGAACAAGTTTAACATTTTTGTGTTCTGTCACAAGAGTTAGAACAATCACACATTGAGCCACCTGTAATAATTTCATCTGAATTAGTTGTTACATCATCTGTTTCCTTGAACTCATCTAGCTCTGCTTTCAATTCatgttcaataatttcaatttcatctttCACACTATAAATGTCTTCAATTTCATGAAGCTCTTCTTTCAAGTcatgattaattatttcaatttcatcttTTACAATTGCAGTAAGATCAGAGGAAATTTTATTAAGCGAAACCATTCTCTTGATTTGTTTTTCCTGGCTagaaaaaaagtgaattaatTCCTAGAACATAATATaatgttacaaataattttcgaaaaccacaaatataagataaatttttaagtttctaataatattttcttctctttcTTTCACCTTTTTAGCATTTCTTTACTTGACTAAACCCAGAAAAGCtaaattttcactaaataaaattaaattatccatttttggacaatattaaaataatattatttcctaATCAACCATTATATAAGAGCTTTGTTGTattcatttttgtaaataaatatttaaaataattaattttgtaatattactTTCTAAATCAACTGatactaattaataattaaatataaaaatttatttgaattccaATACTAAGGCACAATAAAACATAATTCACTATTATATAAGATCAGTctcaaatgattttaatttaaaaatagcatgtttctttatttgaaataataaaattgattcaacGTAATGAAAAACGCTGATCATTACAAAAATACATCATATTGATGTGAAAAACCATATGAGTAATTCAAATAAGTATACTGAAATATGAAGACCAATCTTATTTCTGGGaaaattgaattgttaataacatacaaacatttgaaatatatcaattacCTCTCAAACTTAAACATCTTCTAGGTACTTGAAGCTCCATAAATCATAGCATGTGCTCAATGtcttaatcattttttatttttctaataacatAATCTCTATTCAACAATGGAATCTGGATAATTTATAGCGTCCCTTTTATTATTAGATTTACTGATAGACAAGTTCCAAAaggttttatattaaatttaaaattcaaaattaaagcGTTATCTTAATTTGCTCACTTTCAACGGAAACTTTATGATACACTGAGGTAGTTCTTTTATCTTACACTGAGGTATTTCTGTTTAACTTATGTGGTGTATTTTTGCCGAACACACTTTTTGTATTTCCTTTTATAGAAACGAAGCTTGTAAAACGCCGCTTGTTATAATAACTTTCACTTGTCATTTCATTTATGATCATATGGAACATTTGAATGTTTGATATTGTTAGACTTTGCCGGTATGAATGTTACTTGTGTAATTTGTgctgaattatttattcccGATGAAGAAATCTATTTTACACAATGCGGACACGTTTTTCATTATCACTGTTTAATGAATTGGATAGAAAGGTTACAAGTTTATTAGATTTCAATTAgaattattttcgatttttttatgtttcagaTCAAAAAGTTGTCCTCAATGTAGACAAAAACtatcagaaaaaactatatataaagttttcttcaatttctgcAACAAAGATTCTAATTTAGACGCCACCAGTTTGACGTACAAATTAGAAAATGCGAATTTTACTTTGTcgttaaaagaaaaagaattgaaaaaagttatagaaCAGAACCAGAAACTGGAAGAAATCAATAAATCCTTGAGAAGAGAAATAGCAAAGATAGAAACCGAAGGAAAGGGATTACAATCTACTATACTTGCTATTAAAGAGCAGGTAactcattacaaaaataaatgtaagGAAGTGGATGTGTTGTCTagtgaaattctaaaattgaagaATAAGATAAAGGACATGGGGAATATAGAATTGGTTATAAACGGGTCTAGAGATCAAGTTAATGATATTTTGAGGGAAGAACACAATGTTGAATCTTTGGCTTTGTTAACTGTTACTTTGAAGAAGTAAGTattgttgttaattttaaacaaactaTTACAAGACagaaaaatttggttgtttgtggataacattaattttattgactccattgaaagaaatttttctgattttattttaGGGCACTAGTCGATTCTGAAAGAAAAGCCTTACAACTAGATTACAAATTAAAGAGATACAAGAATGaaataagtaaacaaaaaaaagatgtATCATTGTTGGAGTCTCAGAATGCGGACATGAGGTAATCAGAAACATTTATGTGTTAATTTTAAAAGTGAACATACTGTTCTTAGGAGAGAAATGCAACAGATCAAAATGAAAAACGAAAAGGAAAACATTAtgttgaaacagaaaataaaagcCTTTGAGGAAAACAACATGTGTGCAACTAAGAAAATGGATTTAATACAAGATAAACAAAACTCTAATGTTTTACCATCTTCAGTGGTAAGTCTTATTTGGAAGCAAATAAATCCAGACACCAACAATAAAATTGGGTTTTTTCATACAACATctatttgtatgaaaatttggaattgttTAACCCctttctacaaaaattatataggcACTATCTATGTTTGTTGCTTTTTAGGGGTGGAAATTATCCAACTTATAAAAACTTAGAAATGAACATTTGATGAGCTTAATATCCCTGGAttgaatacaataaattttaaataatatactttaaatatttcaggatacaaattataattttttaaataaattaacccttgaaaataattttaaagaacAGTTcatagttaaaatattttacagagTATTTGTAatggatatttttgtttttgaggGTTATCGggtttttaattattaagtTTTATCTCTCAAAAACATTACCcctttttgaatgaaaattgatacaaacaagtttttttataaattaaaaagtgCTCCAAAATGTAAAATGAATGTATGAACATGTTCCTAAATGTATTGTAAGGATCTCAACGAACTTAACTTCAGtccatgaaaatattatattttgttaaagactgaagttaagtcggaacgtcattttttatctttaaaaaattatttaaaaaaactaattttaaaagagaagatcatgaacatttttatatatattttcttcatatatatatatatatatatatatatatatatatatatatatatatatatatatatatatatatatattatttactagATATTTCTCTAAAATATATAGGTTGAAAGTTGAGATAAAAATGCCTATGAAATactctaataaaaaaaatgttctacCCCAACGAAAAAAAACGCGGAAATTTGAGTTTTgataatactacaaaaaaagATGGATTATAAAATATTCGAATAATTGGAAAAGAAATGCCAACGATTGGAATgaataaaataagatttttgtaTAAGagagttttaaataaaataaagtatttcccttaaaaaaatcattgagagatttttatagttttttaggtttaattattaatgaattattcaatttacaggaagatttaaatacaaaattaatcatttttttactgttcacctgttatttttgttttgtttatttttctgtattataatattattttcaaaggaCGAAAGCCTGCTGAATTTAGTAGCTTCAGATTCCCCATACTTGCcggtaaaaaataaattcagacCGTTTTTAGAGACGAAATTTCAAGCTCCTACGAACGTTTCATCCAGTGGATCTACCAATGCGTCATCAAGTAAAAACGTAAGAAATTTAATTGctttcatttaattataaatcgatttcttctttattaattgtatattatctgtataatttttagtaTTCGATATTCAAATTGAGTCGAAATTTAACATCCGATAAACAGAAAGCGTCTACTTCTGAGGTATCTTACGACGGTTTGGGGGGATCTAGTAAGGAGGATATTTATCCTACGCCAAAGAAAGTACAAAAAGGAGTAAAGAGGACCAAGAAATCTACGTTACCGActgttaaatttaaaaagtttgcTCCTTTATCCGTTAAGCCTAAAGTTGTAGACTTAATCAATTTAgattctgaagaaaatatttaattttatcatatcATGTTTCTCGCTcctattatagtttttatagtcCAAGTAGGAGAAAAGTACCTGAATTGTTCccgttttttgtgttttttattgaataaatttatttttttatcattttgttttattgaaattgaaagagaaatttctttcaattatttaacactatatatttaaaaaacacttCCAGTTTGGTGGAacatttacagaaaaataatatcaaatattttgagataaaattgtttaaaaagttaaagcaaatacatattataaaatatattctctaattttgatataatgatCTGAGAGAATTCTcgattattctgaaaaaactaTAGATTATTTTAATCTGATATTCGGATTTGAATATTGCTAAGTTTTGACTTTGATGGAGTGTCGGTTATTCTTAAATGtgtgtaaaatattgaaatttttggtaaaatattcGGAGAGATATCAACAAATCAGTAGATTATTCGGCCGAAACCGTTGAAACATTTCAATCCGTTACTCTGCTTGGATAGTCATTAGATTTATATCTTCTCCGCAGTTAAAGCACaaagtgattttatattttgtctCACAAAAATTCTTATAATCTCTATCTGATTTCTGTGTTCATTTTTTTTCCGAAGAGGTTTCGCGGCAGATTTTATTTGCTCATATAGTCCTTAGCtccatataaaataattcgGTTTTCTGGTTCATCACATGTTCCATCAATAATATATTGAAGTATCACGTCCGGTTCTACGTTAGCCCTACTTCCTGCTTCCGATTTCACGCATGACTAAAAATATTCTTGAACCTCTTCTTCATTTCTGGACAAAAATTGTTGTTGCACTACTTACTCTAACTTCGAATTCTGAAATAAGCTAATCTTCTAAGATCAGACAAAAAGCCAATAGAGAAGAGAAGAAGAATAATTCTCTAAGCGATTTTTTTATacgataaaatatatatgataaactTTTGAACTTATTGAGCAGagacaaaaaattcaataagaaaacGTTAGTTAGTTAATTACTAGTTCTTGTCatggaatttttaaattattcccTATATTCtgccaaattttagttttcttgtatCCAGCTgactgtttgttatataaacactcTCATGGGCACGTACACATTCTATTGGCCTTTCTGTAACTACAAATTACACTAagaaagtgaggttatgtttttgacggTAAACGACGATCAACTggtaaaaagtagaaaattggTTAACTTCGACTACAAGAGTGCGTACAATCGCGATCATTGTATGCGTTATCACAATTGCTAACGAGTTTAATTATCtttgacatttatgaacgtCTAGAGCGAATTATGCTCGCACTCATTTATGTACCGCTTAAGGCCGAAGTTTAAACAAAATGAGAATTAATATGTTTTCTATGGTTTTGATTAACATGTAATGAAATTAGGTGGATGTAATTGTcgctaaaataataatttttattacttatacATTCATATAATCAAACTGAAATATAGCCACAGGTTACTAACAATAAAATGgatcatcaaaatattaaaaaggaaATGGATATCCATAATGTAAAGGAAGAAGTAGATGTTTACGATGATTTTCAATCGAATATCGATATAAAACAAGAGGTAATTGGAGAAACATCTCcgctaaaaattgaaaatataaatgtacagataaatggaatttattcaatcaaaaaagaaatcaaCGATGACTTTTatacaactaaaatatttgataagaACTTGGatgtaattaataaaacaaaaagaaacatcCCTGATACGACTAAGATAAAACTGGCATATTTAAAAGTTGGAAAGCGAACTAAATCCAAAGGTGAGTTGAACTGATTTATGGCTGCTTTAGTGCTCTATACCTATATAAGTATGTTTAACAGtaataaacatacttttaatTTGGTTGGACTTTTGTCTTTCTTTTTAATAATGACCAGGAAGATGTTTAATATATCTTAATAGTAtgagttgaaattttcatttgacTCCATacaattcaaatataaatgaatattcatattttcctagaaatgaaaataatgtggGAAACATTTGTTCATCAATGCTATAATAGTTGATTTTACATTATCCATTGAATGCCAACATCTAGAAAGATTATCAATATAATCGAACCTTTTAACTTGGTTATTCAAGCTGtggtagaaaatttatttaatttctgttaAATTTCAAAGTTATTGATTCTATTGATTACGTCTCAACTTATAGATAGGAATTGTGATAATCTGTAATAAATACAAGTAATACATGTTCTATCTCTCTGAATCCTTAacacaaatgaataaatttttgaaatgacaaAATTTTAGAGACGAAACAAGTAAAGACAGTCTCaagatgtaaatttttaaaagatagattaTAGTCTTTATCAAATGATGTTCtttgctttttgtttattactgaGATTAATCATATGCTTATTATGCTTTTAAAAATGACCAAGTCTTAATAATTTTGCAAATTGTTTTTAGCTTTAAGTAAGAATACTGTAGACAGGTGTCAAATATCAAATACAATGAGCACCAAAAAGACAAATTGCCTTGATTTTAATGTGCAAAAAATCTACTTTGGTGAGGGTTCATCCCAAGTAACTCATATGTTTTAACTTATTTGGTGTATGATATGTTGTGGTGGATCCACGTATTGCCTACggtgaaaaaattatgtatattgaTGTTAAGGAAGGTCAAGCACTCCTGGAAAGATACGACACAATTGAGTTTGatataatacataaaattgTTAAGAGTGTTTTGAGATTGCCTTTTGTTAAGCCCAGAACTAAGTAAATTCCACTAATTTTCATACAATTGCATCTTGAAGTAGTATTTAAGTTATTAACATAGAAGcctattacaattttttttcagtaatataaCTTTAACCAGACTAAGGGGGGCTTTAGAAATTATTAGGCCTAGGGGCACCAAAATGCTATATCCAGTCCATTTCTGTAGATATTTTTGAAGTGCTTATGTAATAGAAGTCTGATTCTCAGTTATTTAACTGCTTTTCTTGTTATTATATCCCTTCTAGGTATGAAGTTTTTCATATTCCTTCTGTTCAtcatattcatttcaaattttattttactttttcatgCCACTGTTATTACCAATAAATATGCATATATCTACAAAAGTATAAATgacaaattttctaaaaatttttgtttaatagttGCAGGGTCAATAAGAAATGG from Diorhabda sublineata isolate icDioSubl1.1 chromosome 8, icDioSubl1.1, whole genome shotgun sequence carries:
- the LOC130447694 gene encoding zinc finger protein 239-like; protein product: MCILWEFIHETNRIVMAPSNESLYETKKFYKIHHKSKSIKGNHDIKDEIEVVEHELKVELQETTLQLEVADNLNSYVHGGSKLFGVGSNNIQSYTKTKTKPFKCDICLKTFSQISNLNTHLRSHTGEKPFKCDICSKTFSQKSGLKTHSRSHTGEKPFKCDMCLKSFTQKSGLKTHLRSHTGEKPFKCDICLKTFSQKSGLRTHLRSHTGERPFKCNICSKTFLYPSNLEAHLRSHTGERPFECNICLKTFSYISNLKTHVCNPTGEKPFKCDICFKKFSNESFLKRHMHIHIDPHINKGSNLFAEGSNSNIYERTKQFKCDVCMKQFSYKSNFYIHLRKHTGEKPFECHICLKTFSQRSNLKRHLHTHTGEKPF
- the LOC130447693 gene encoding E3 ubiquitin-protein ligase TRAIP-like; its protein translation is MNVTCVICAELFIPDEEIYFTQCGHVFHYHCLMNWIERSKSCPQCRQKLSEKTIYKVFFNFCNKDSNLDATSLTYKLENANFTLSLKEKELKKVIEQNQKLEEINKSLRREIAKIETEGKGLQSTILAIKEQVTHYKNKCKEVDVLSSEILKLKNKIKDMGNIELVINGSRDQVNDILREEHNVESLALLTVTLKKALVDSERKALQLDYKLKRYKNEISKQKKDVSLLESQNADMRREMQQIKMKNEKENIMLKQKIKAFEENNMCATKKMDLIQDKQNSNVLPSSVDESLLNLVASDSPYLPVKNKFRPFLETKFQAPTNVSSSGSTNASSSKNYSIFKLSRNLTSDKQKASTSEVSYDGLGGSSKEDIYPTPKKVQKGVKRTKKSTLPTVKFKKFAPLSVKPKVVDLINLDSEENI